In Numida meleagris isolate 19003 breed g44 Domestic line chromosome 18, NumMel1.0, whole genome shotgun sequence, one DNA window encodes the following:
- the TMEM132E gene encoding transmembrane protein 132E, with protein sequence MSKTHLNSCCPCRMVWDCSTSSLLWELRGGCPTLTALSIPFTVQAKGLAPSSEPSEPPGAAMLPVSYRLSNTRLAFFLKEVGASPPANSSNPLQRAEPFVVFQTKELPVLNVTLGPFSTGLVLPKEHLQPSSTLEVPNRLTVNWKVRAFIIQPRLVANQPVVQVLFYVAGRDWDDFDVTDRLPCVRLHAFRDAREIKSSCRLRGSLATCLVQAELPHAWFRPAAVPLGRRKGPDGMEVPGESQQVELYYTLHAPDGAGQCLGDTSASSPRRGTGGARTEGPTQHPLLRIGSVSLLQPPPAQPMQEHRLDGNVFIRLPDRPLKPGEVLSILLYLMSNSTVEHFTLRVKAKKGVNLLSTKSRSGQWLVSSELLTGGKHSTATVDVARVEGAGPRDGESSSEIMQLDFEMENFTSQSVTRRIMWHIDYRGRNPPPDLEKVVTELTVIQRDIRAIVPLAMDTEIINTAILTGRTVAIPVKVIAIELSGVIVDVSAMVECKSNNEDIIKVSSSCDYVFVSGKESQGSMSARVTFTYEHLSAPLEMTVWVPKLPLHIELSDSRLSQVKGWRVPILPDRRSVRDSEHEEDEEERKQNRGCALQYQHATLQVFTQFHTTAAEGTGQVVTMLGPDWLVEVTDLVSDFMRVDDPRVAHLVDSFTLAGREPGTTLFKVVSPLMEAVLGETLVTVAEEKVSITDLKAQVVSSLSLSLHPSPGNSHTIIARTAAQQTLSFLKQEALLSLWISYSDGTTAPLSLYDPKDYNLVVSSLDEKVVTVTQDRAFPLVVAESEGAGELLRAELVICESCQKTKRKSVLFTALASVRVHFGSEEDPTYDYDHVPSRPGLETGPSTTLRAEVERKAEPSEDSRMPSASHPTEDFPTIPTGFVQVTRGLTDLEIGMYALLGVFCLAILVFLINCIVFVLKYRHKRIPPEGQTNMDHSHHWVFLGNGQPLRAHNDLSPQPESPGNPLENVQTCCHADHHSSGSSQTSVQSQVHGRGDGSSGGSTRDQSEDPLNSPTSKRKRVKFTTFATLPTDELAYNSIPIADEEDLEWVCQDMGLQDPEELHNYIRRIKEIA encoded by the exons ATGAGTAAAACCCATCTCAACTCTTGCTGCCCTTGCAGGATGGTTTGGGACTGCAGCACCTCATCATTGCTATGGGAGCTCAGAGGTGGATGTCCCACACTAACCGCCCTCTCCATCCCCTTCACAGTGCAGGCCAAGGGGCTAGCCCCCAGTTCTGAGCCCTCTGAGCCCCCTGGTGCTGCGATGCTGCCTGTGAGCTACCGCCTGTCCAACACCCGCTTGGCCTTCTTCCTCAAGGAGGTGGGGGCCAGCCCCCCGGCCAACAGCAGCAACCCTCTGCAACGAGCCGAGCCCTTCGTCGTCTTCCAGACCAAGGAGCTGCCTGTGCTCAACGTCACCCTGGGACCCTTTAGCACGGGGTTGGTGCTGCCCAAGGAGCacctgcagccttccagcacccTGGAAGTCCCCAACCGCCTCACAGTCAACTGGAAGGTGCGCGCCTTCATCATCCAACCCCGGTTGGTGGCCAACCAGCCCGTGGTCCAAGTGCTCTTCTACGTGGCCGGTCGGGATTGGGATGATTTCGATGTCACCGATCGGTTGCCCTGCGTCAGGCTTCATGCCTTCCGCGATGCCCGCGAGATCAAGAGCTCGTGCCGGCTCCGGGGCAGCCTGGCCACCTGCCTGGTGCAGGCTGAGCTGCCTCATGCCTGGTTCCGGCCCGCTGCTGTGCCACTGGGCCGCAGGAAGGGCCCCGACGGCATGGAGGTGCCAGGCGAGAGCCAACAAGTCGAGCTCTACTACACTCTTCACGCCCCTGATGGGGCTGGACAGTGCCTTGGGGACACATCAGCATCATCCCCTCGTCGAGGAACTGGAGGGGCAAGGACTGAGGGTCCCACGCAGCACCCACTGTTGCGCATCGGTAGCGtcagcctcctgcagccaccccctGCACAGCCCATGCAGGAGCATCGGTTGGATGGCAATGTCTTCATCCGCCTGCCTGACCGGCCGCTGAAGCCAGGCGAGGTGCTGAGCATCCTCCTCTACCTGATGTCCAACTCCACGGTGGAGCACTTCACCCTCAG GGTGAAGGCCAAGAAAGGGGTCAACCTGCTCAGCACCAAGTCGAGGAGTGGGCAGTGGCTGGTGAGCTCGGAGCTGCTGACGGGTGGCAAACACTCCACAGCTACTGTTGACGTGGCCAGGGTGGAAGGCGCCGGGCCCAG GGATGGAGAATCCTCCTCTGAGATCATGCAGCTGGATTTCGAGATGGAGAACTTCACCAGCCAGTCGGTGACACGCCGCATCATGTGGCACATCGACTACAGGGGCCGTAACCCCCCGCCCGATCTGGAGAAGGTGGTGACGGAGCTGACggtcatccagagggacatcCGGGCCATTGTGCCCCTGGCCATG GACACAGAAATCATCAACACAGCCATCCTGACCGGCCGGACGGTGGCCATTCCTGTGAAGGTCATTGCAATTGAGTTGAGTGGTGTCATCGTGGATGTCTCAGCCATGGTGGAGTGCAAATCCAACAATGAGGACATCATCAAG gTCTCCAGCAGCTGTGACTACGTCTTTGTCAGCGGGAAGGAGTCGCAGGGCTCCATGAGTGCCCGGGTCACCTTCACCTACGAGCACCTCTCCGCCCCGCTGGAGATGACAGTGTGGGTGCCCAAACTGCCACTGCACATCGAGCTCTCAGACTCACGGCTGAGTCAAGTGAAGGGCTGGAGGGTCCCCATTCTGCCGGACAggag GTCAGTGCGAGACAGTGAGCAcgaggaggatgaagaggagaggaaacagAACCGGGGCTGCGCCCTGCAGTACCAGCATGCCACACTGCAGGTCTTCACCCAGTTCCACACCACAGCGGCGGAGGGCACGGGGCAGGTGGTCACCATGCTGGGACCCGACTGGCTGGTGGAGGTCACCGACCTGGTCAGTGACTTCATGCGCGTGGACGACCCACGGGTGGCCCACCTGGTGGACAGCTTCACACTGGCTGGCAGAGAGCCAGGCACCACGCTCTTTAAG GTCGTGTCCCCGCTCATGGAGGCGGTGCTGGGTGAGACACTGGTGACGGTGGCGGAGGAGAAGGTCAGCATCACAGACCTGAAGGCCCAGGTGGTCTCCAGCCTCTCACTGTCCCTCCACCCCAGCCCTGGAAATAGCCACACCATCATTGCTCGCACGGCTGCCCAGCAGACCCTCAGCTTCCTCAAGCAG GAAGCGCTCCTGAGCCTGTGGATTTCCTACAGCGATGGCACCACAGCCCCTCTCTCCCTCTACGACCCCAAGGACTACAACCTGGTGGTGAGCAGCCTGGATGAGAAGGTGGTGACGGTGACCCAGGACCGAGCCTTCCCCTTGGTGGTGGCGGAGAGCGAAGGTGCGGGGGAACTGCTGCGGGCTGAGCTGGTCATCTGCGAGAGCTGCCAGAAAACCAAGCGTAAGAGCGTGCTCTTCACAGCCCTGGCCAGTGTGCGGGTCCATTTTGGCTCCGAGGAGGACCCGACCTATGACTACGACCACGTTCCCAGCAGGCCGGGGCTGGAGACGGGGCCGAGCACCACTCTGCGGGCAGAGgtggagagaaaagcagagccGAGCGAGGACAGTAGGATGCCCAGTGCGTCTCACCCCACAGAGGACTTCCCCACCATCCCCACTGGCTTTGTCCAAGTGACCCGGGGGCTGACGGACCTGGAAATAGGCATGTACGCCCTTCTGGGTGTCTTCTGTCTGGCCATCTTGGTCTTCCTCATCAACTGCATTGTCTTTGTGTTGAAATACCGGCACAAACGCATCCCACCTGAAGGCCAGACCAACATGGACCACTCCCACCACTGGGTCTTCCTGGGCAATGGGCAGCCCTTGCGGGCTCACAATGACCTCTCCCCACAGCCTGAGAGTCCCGGGAACCCCCTGGAAAATGTGCAGACCTGCTGCCACGCGGACCACCACAGCAGCGGGAGCTCGCAGACCAGTGTGCAGAGCCAGGTCCATGGCCGCGGGGACGGCTCCTCGGGGGGTTCCACGCGGGATCAGAGCGAGGACCCCCTCAACTCGCCCACTTCCAAACGGAAGCGGGTGAAGTTCACCACCTTTGCCACGCTGCCCACCGATGAGCTGGCTTACAACTCCATCCCCATCGCCGATGAGGAGGACTTGGAGTGGGTCTGCCAGGACATGGGGCTGCAAGACCCCGAAGAGCTTCACAACTACATCCGCAGAATCAAAGAGATCGCTTAA